A single genomic interval of Granulicella tundricola MP5ACTX9 harbors:
- a CDS encoding Ig-like domain-containing protein produces MFRLCPILVLRRTLRTRLLLLPVACGALVCQAQTSHPLFPKTCVPLQATQRSVDGVFTAQPYEETALIQSALDACPAGQSVELTPAPGPNAGGRQNTFLTGPLTLPPGVTLLIDAGVTVYAAPKPDEARPIITIAPSPIPAGLMGFGILDARGASPTLIDAQGALTIFKLTLRNAPGITVRYASISGLHIEGAKIAGTQAIVLAPDAAKVEILHSTISTAANLPTMTGELYATDPTTSPAEALTTKSPITLSAVLIPPDPTFPIAAPGSQVVFYDGPIQLGTASISDTLAQLTIPPPAIGTHHLTAFYPDANLSFGSVTIVVPQMTLEATGTTVYARAPITFTATLDQPTATGSITFTDTATPLAQSPLSQGVATTTTSALTVGPHTINATYPGDTSDTPAQSPDLPIQIDPNPTITALTPLTTGQPYGTPLTLTANILPADAPGLITFRDTTTQTQLGQAPVSQGKATLTNITNLSVGTHTITASYPGDTEDLPSISAPVTTIVTGIATTSSLSATPTTTTYGTPVTLAASITPAASTGTITLTDSLTGTTIQLPLNSGTATYTPTSLPPGTHVFTAAYSGDATHAPSSSPSIAIQVNRIPTSTLLTGLPATIPQGAQPILTATIAPTSATGIVSFLDANSGLLGQSTLTNGSATLPLPPLNPGPHTITAIYSGDTDDTTSTSPSLTTQVPLNPTILALAAPTTITFGDTPTITATVTPTTATGLITFTDSTTGPIPPALLANGTATTRLPILQPGRHILTATYSGDPADSPSTAPPITLTVLPAASTTTLSLAQSNIPAGVPVTFNIQVTSVPAANPSGQIVIRGIAPTGPITFATTTLTNASAAHAYATVSIDSTPLGLGTFTAVTASYAGDPDDSPSTSTPTTFQIIPTPVAATLTLSSNQIPIGTPITLTAALTSPAQPPTGTITFYKDGLAIATIPTTNATASTTLTPQALGTELFTATYTPTGLFAAATATPQFLTVTPPFSLALTPTTLTQTAPSSATSTLIITPLSGYSGPITTTCAVPQPYFTCTIDAPAPLANSTPSIAVIHLAVAANILPPKTASLTLKTPFTITLALLAPIFFRRKKHLCLLALTFLSLSITACAPGTFFDIPLGSNAILLTVRTPTASISTTLTVNITK; encoded by the coding sequence GTGTTTCGCCTGTGCCCGATCCTTGTCCTCCGCAGAACCCTTCGAACTCGCCTCCTGCTCCTGCCGGTAGCGTGCGGCGCACTCGTCTGCCAGGCACAAACCTCCCACCCTCTCTTCCCAAAGACCTGCGTCCCGCTCCAGGCAACCCAGCGCTCCGTCGACGGAGTCTTCACAGCCCAGCCCTATGAAGAGACGGCCCTGATCCAGTCCGCACTCGATGCGTGTCCCGCAGGTCAGTCCGTCGAGCTCACCCCCGCACCCGGTCCGAACGCGGGCGGGCGGCAGAACACCTTCCTCACCGGCCCACTCACCCTGCCGCCCGGCGTAACGCTGCTCATCGACGCAGGCGTCACCGTCTACGCCGCTCCCAAACCAGACGAAGCCCGCCCAATCATCACAATCGCCCCATCCCCCATCCCCGCCGGCCTGATGGGCTTCGGCATCCTCGACGCACGCGGAGCCTCCCCCACCCTCATCGACGCGCAAGGCGCACTCACCATCTTTAAGCTCACCCTCCGCAACGCACCCGGCATCACCGTGCGTTACGCCTCCATCTCCGGCCTCCACATTGAAGGGGCAAAAATCGCCGGAACGCAAGCCATCGTTCTCGCCCCGGACGCAGCCAAAGTCGAAATCCTCCACTCCACCATCTCAACCGCAGCAAACCTCCCCACCATGACCGGCGAACTCTACGCCACCGATCCCACCACCAGCCCCGCCGAAGCCCTCACCACCAAGAGTCCCATCACCCTCAGCGCAGTCCTCATCCCACCCGATCCCACCTTCCCCATCGCAGCACCCGGCTCGCAGGTCGTCTTCTACGATGGCCCCATCCAGCTCGGCACAGCCTCCATCAGCGACACCCTCGCCCAACTCACCATCCCTCCCCCCGCAATCGGCACCCACCACCTCACCGCCTTCTACCCCGACGCCAACCTCTCCTTCGGCTCCGTCACCATCGTCGTCCCACAGATGACCCTCGAAGCCACCGGCACCACCGTCTACGCCCGCGCCCCCATCACCTTCACCGCAACGCTCGATCAACCCACCGCCACAGGCAGCATCACCTTCACCGACACCGCCACCCCACTAGCCCAATCCCCCCTCTCGCAAGGCGTCGCCACCACCACCACCAGCGCCCTCACGGTCGGTCCCCACACCATCAACGCAACGTACCCCGGCGACACCTCAGACACCCCCGCCCAGAGCCCGGACCTCCCCATCCAGATCGACCCCAACCCCACCATCACCGCCCTCACGCCCCTCACCACCGGCCAGCCCTACGGCACACCCCTCACCCTCACCGCCAACATCCTGCCCGCCGACGCACCCGGCCTCATCACCTTCCGCGACACCACCACCCAGACCCAACTAGGTCAGGCCCCCGTCTCGCAAGGCAAAGCCACCCTCACCAACATCACCAACCTCTCCGTAGGTACCCACACCATCACCGCCAGCTACCCCGGCGACACCGAAGACCTCCCCTCCATCAGCGCGCCCGTCACCACCATCGTCACCGGCATCGCCACCACATCATCCCTGTCCGCCACCCCAACCACCACCACCTACGGCACCCCCGTCACCCTCGCAGCCTCCATCACCCCCGCAGCCTCCACAGGCACCATCACCCTCACAGACTCCCTCACCGGCACCACCATCCAACTCCCCCTCAACAGCGGCACTGCCACCTACACCCCCACATCGCTCCCCCCCGGCACCCACGTCTTCACCGCCGCATACTCCGGCGACGCAACCCACGCCCCATCCTCCAGCCCCTCAATCGCCATCCAGGTCAACCGCATCCCCACCTCCACCCTCCTCACCGGCCTCCCCGCCACCATCCCCCAAGGCGCTCAGCCGATCCTCACCGCAACCATCGCCCCCACCTCCGCAACCGGCATCGTCTCCTTCCTCGACGCAAACTCCGGCCTCCTGGGCCAGTCCACCCTCACCAACGGCAGCGCCACCCTGCCCCTCCCACCCCTCAACCCCGGCCCCCACACCATCACCGCCATCTACAGCGGGGACACAGACGACACAACCTCAACCAGTCCGTCGCTCACCACCCAGGTCCCTCTTAACCCCACCATCCTCGCCCTCGCCGCCCCCACAACCATCACCTTCGGCGACACCCCCACCATCACCGCAACCGTGACCCCCACCACCGCAACCGGCCTCATCACCTTCACCGATTCAACCACCGGCCCAATCCCCCCCGCCCTCCTGGCAAACGGAACAGCCACCACTCGCCTCCCCATCCTGCAACCCGGCAGACACATCCTCACCGCCACCTACTCCGGCGACCCCGCCGACTCGCCCTCCACCGCCCCCCCAATCACCCTCACCGTCCTCCCCGCCGCCAGCACCACCACCCTGTCCCTAGCCCAGAGCAACATCCCCGCCGGAGTCCCCGTAACCTTCAACATCCAGGTCACCTCCGTCCCCGCAGCAAACCCCTCGGGCCAGATCGTCATCCGAGGCATCGCCCCCACCGGCCCCATCACCTTCGCCACGACCACCCTCACCAATGCCTCCGCCGCCCACGCCTACGCCACGGTCTCGATCGATTCCACCCCCCTCGGCCTCGGTACCTTCACCGCCGTCACCGCCTCCTACGCCGGAGACCCGGACGACTCCCCCTCAACCTCCACCCCCACCACCTTCCAGATCATCCCCACCCCCGTCGCCGCCACCCTGACCCTCTCGTCCAACCAGATCCCCATCGGCACCCCCATCACCCTCACCGCCGCCCTGACCTCCCCGGCTCAGCCCCCTACAGGCACCATCACCTTCTATAAAGACGGCCTGGCCATCGCCACCATCCCCACAACCAACGCCACCGCCTCCACCACCCTCACCCCCCAAGCCCTCGGCACCGAGCTCTTCACCGCCACCTACACCCCCACCGGCCTCTTCGCCGCCGCCACCGCCACCCCCCAGTTCCTCACCGTCACCCCACCGTTCTCGCTCGCCCTGACCCCCACCACCCTCACCCAGACAGCCCCATCCTCCGCCACCTCCACCCTCATCATCACGCCACTCTCCGGCTACTCCGGCCCCATCACCACAACCTGCGCCGTCCCCCAGCCCTACTTCACCTGCACCATCGACGCCCCCGCCCCCCTCGCCAACTCCACCCCATCCATCGCCGTCATCCATCTCGCCGTCGCCGCCAACATCCTCCCACCCAAAACCGCAAGCCTCACCCTCAAAACACCCTTCACCATCACCCTGGCCCTCCTGGCCCCCATCTTCTTCCGCCGAAAAAAACACCTCTGCCTCCTCGCCCTGACCTTCCTCTCCCTGTCGATCACCGCCTGCGCCCCCGGCACCTTCTTCGATATCCCCCTCGGCTCCAACGCCATCCTCCTCACCGTCCGAACCCCCACCGCATCCATCTCCACCACCCTCACCGTCAACATCACCAAGTAA
- a CDS encoding DUF503 domain-containing protein produces the protein MPIGKLTIELSIPHAQSLKDRRQVVRSLKDKLRHAFNASVAEMNEGGTLWNQATLCVAVISSSTQSVAQHLESIDKAASRIASTLSAEIADSYAEILSD, from the coding sequence ATGCCTATCGGAAAGCTGACGATCGAACTCTCCATCCCGCACGCCCAGTCGCTCAAGGACCGCCGGCAGGTCGTTCGATCGCTCAAGGACAAGCTTCGCCACGCCTTCAACGCCTCGGTCGCCGAGATGAACGAAGGCGGCACCCTCTGGAACCAGGCCACCCTCTGCGTCGCCGTCATCTCGAGCTCCACCCAGTCCGTCGCGCAGCACCTGGAGTCCATCGACAAGGCAGCCTCCCGCATCGCGTCCACCCTCAGTGCTGAGATCGCGGACTCCTACGCGGAGATCCTGTCAGACTAA
- the rbfA gene encoding 30S ribosome-binding factor RbfA: MPEHRARTYHRNRVAQSFSEEIGAMLEGELSDPRIFPSVVTEVVLAPGGKSARVFVAVTGGEEEEASTLAALTTARAFIRSQIRERMGVRHVPELSFAIDRSEKMTGRMEELLDRNRKREKKRAATAQPEQPPTPPTTPDPA; the protein is encoded by the coding sequence ATGCCCGAACATCGCGCCAGAACCTACCACCGCAACCGCGTCGCCCAGTCCTTCTCGGAGGAGATCGGCGCCATGCTGGAAGGCGAGCTCTCCGACCCTCGCATCTTCCCCTCCGTCGTCACCGAGGTCGTCCTTGCCCCCGGCGGCAAGTCCGCCCGCGTCTTCGTCGCCGTCACCGGCGGTGAAGAAGAGGAAGCCTCCACCCTCGCCGCCCTCACCACCGCCCGCGCCTTCATCCGCTCCCAGATCCGTGAGCGCATGGGCGTTCGCCACGTCCCCGAGCTCTCCTTCGCCATCGACCGCTCGGAAAAGATGACCGGCCGCATGGAAGAACTGCTGGACCGCAACCGCAAGCGCGAGAAAAAACGCGCCGCAACCGCCCAGCCAGAGCAGCCACCCACCCCTCCAACCACCCCGGACCCTGCCTGA
- a CDS encoding ArnT family glycosyltransferase: MNEIPQPAESPDPNPAGTGEPQHQARAAWLRHILDHPFVKAPGEIIVLFGVGLFLLLFGLIPHFGGDQIGLVGADEPRYAQVAREMLTAHDQACGAVHATMFPRSLRLQDLENSYHCLTSGTVTPILYGQPWLEKPALYYWRAMSFFREFGVSDWSARLPSFSGAGFLVLLIFLHMRRFRPGGHLDAALITCSCVAIISFSRGASTDMQLAAPFCIGMLGWYAWYETGKKFWLFDLYFFGAAATLAKGPVAPFLALVIIFLFVALRREWTLLRRTIWLPGVILYLVMVLPWYIAVQRRNPTFVRQFILEHNLERFATNRYQHHQPVWYYAVVLLIGLMPWTILGIRALIDAIQISIAEWRVRRKRVRYLGHSRAGDAFPEFLVLWAIFPIVFFSFSGSKLPGYILPSIPPLTILTGDYLYRIRRTGLPPWLRWSHAVLCAILVFILALAPQHMKYETLVPSAPWLIAAGLSAVLIAMLVSWAIRRFGIAQVRNVTLVPVIGSLIFLLGFEGHELDLNYSARPLAQQIAQYAPAGTTLAVLAVKRDMDYGLAFYRNQQPIHYGQDGVPAQEHILVVRSNDQADLDRYLTGRIYKPLFLYESQGLEVYKVYARTTPPPAPIPTLTLPDTTPSDSDSTPPPDTSDDPEPSKLD; encoded by the coding sequence TTGAACGAAATCCCCCAACCCGCAGAGTCACCAGACCCGAACCCAGCCGGAACCGGTGAGCCGCAGCACCAAGCCCGCGCAGCATGGCTGCGTCACATCCTCGATCACCCCTTCGTCAAAGCTCCCGGCGAGATCATCGTCCTCTTCGGCGTAGGCCTCTTCCTCCTCCTCTTCGGTCTCATCCCCCACTTCGGCGGCGACCAGATTGGCCTCGTCGGCGCAGACGAACCACGCTACGCCCAGGTCGCACGGGAGATGCTCACCGCGCACGATCAGGCCTGCGGCGCCGTCCACGCCACCATGTTCCCGCGCAGCCTCCGCCTGCAGGATCTTGAAAACTCCTACCACTGCCTGACCTCCGGCACCGTGACGCCGATCCTCTACGGCCAGCCCTGGCTCGAAAAGCCCGCCCTTTACTACTGGCGAGCCATGAGCTTCTTCCGCGAGTTCGGTGTCTCAGACTGGTCCGCCCGGCTGCCCTCCTTCTCCGGCGCAGGCTTCCTCGTCCTGCTCATCTTCCTGCACATGCGCCGCTTCCGACCCGGCGGCCATCTCGACGCGGCCCTCATCACCTGCTCCTGCGTCGCCATCATCTCCTTCTCTCGCGGCGCATCCACCGACATGCAGCTCGCCGCCCCCTTCTGCATCGGTATGCTCGGCTGGTACGCCTGGTATGAGACCGGCAAGAAGTTCTGGCTCTTCGACCTCTACTTCTTCGGAGCAGCAGCCACCCTCGCCAAGGGCCCCGTAGCGCCGTTCCTCGCGCTCGTCATCATCTTCCTCTTCGTCGCCCTCCGCCGCGAGTGGACACTCCTCCGCCGCACCATCTGGCTCCCCGGCGTCATCCTCTACCTGGTCATGGTGCTGCCCTGGTACATCGCCGTCCAGCGCCGAAACCCCACCTTCGTCCGCCAGTTCATCCTGGAACACAATCTGGAGCGCTTCGCCACCAACCGCTACCAGCACCACCAGCCCGTCTGGTACTACGCCGTCGTCCTGCTCATCGGCCTCATGCCCTGGACCATCCTCGGCATCCGCGCCCTCATCGACGCCATCCAGATCTCCATCGCAGAATGGCGAGTCCGCCGCAAACGCGTCCGTTACCTCGGCCACTCCCGTGCCGGCGACGCCTTCCCTGAGTTCCTCGTCCTCTGGGCCATCTTCCCCATCGTCTTCTTCTCCTTCTCCGGCTCCAAGCTCCCCGGATACATCCTCCCCTCCATCCCGCCGCTCACCATCCTCACCGGCGACTACCTCTACCGCATCCGCCGCACCGGCCTCCCGCCCTGGCTCCGCTGGTCCCACGCCGTGCTCTGCGCCATCCTCGTCTTCATCCTCGCCCTCGCGCCCCAGCACATGAAGTACGAGACCCTGGTCCCCTCGGCTCCGTGGCTCATCGCCGCAGGCCTCTCTGCCGTCCTCATCGCGATGCTCGTCTCCTGGGCCATCCGCCGCTTCGGCATCGCGCAGGTCCGCAACGTCACGCTGGTCCCGGTCATCGGCTCCCTGATCTTCCTCCTCGGCTTTGAAGGCCACGAGCTGGACCTCAACTACTCCGCCCGACCCCTCGCCCAGCAGATCGCCCAGTATGCCCCCGCCGGCACCACCCTCGCCGTCCTCGCAGTCAAGCGAGACATGGACTACGGCCTCGCCTTCTATCGCAACCAGCAGCCCATCCACTACGGCCAGGACGGCGTCCCCGCCCAGGAGCACATCCTCGTCGTCCGCAGCAACGACCAGGCAGACCTGGACCGTTACCTCACCGGCCGCATCTATAAGCCGCTCTTCCTCTACGAATCCCAGGGCCTCGAAGTCTACAAGGTCTACGCCCGCACCACCCCACCCCCGGCACCCATCCCAACCCTCACCCTCCCGGACACCACCCCATCCGACTCCGACTCGACACCACCCCCCGACACCTCAGACGATCCCGAACCCAGCAAACTAGACTAA
- a CDS encoding GNAT family N-acetyltransferase encodes MTSPTPSPQLETKIEILDLRHFNARQLRPLLEEQAQVWKKRLRWNYEASTELLLKYLDQQILPGFVALLRGRILGYCFCVYEGNKAVIGDIYVLAEAPSRLAVTHTLIRHLLEVLEASPEIDRIESQLLLFEEGQISPAFTSSGFTIYPRLFLECDLPATPIPTPSHDILATANLDLIPWSPNLYQASAELIHASYIGHLDSDINDQYRSLHGSLRFLHNIVRFPGCGIFDPEASWLLRDRATNALAAVILCSRVAPDVAHVTQLCIAGPYRGYGLGKFLLQHTMSRLPSGHYRALTLTVSEANEPALRLYTSAGFHQRLRFEALVLDKTVHPERFKIPTQAEPATEGSGLFAAFSRKKATPARN; translated from the coding sequence ATGACCTCCCCCACCCCATCGCCGCAGCTCGAAACCAAGATCGAAATCCTCGACCTCCGGCACTTCAACGCCCGCCAGCTCCGCCCCCTGCTGGAAGAGCAAGCCCAGGTCTGGAAGAAGCGCCTCCGCTGGAACTACGAAGCCTCCACCGAGCTCCTCCTCAAGTACCTCGACCAGCAGATCCTCCCCGGCTTCGTCGCCCTCCTGCGCGGCCGCATCCTGGGTTACTGCTTCTGTGTCTACGAAGGCAACAAAGCCGTCATCGGCGATATCTACGTCCTCGCCGAAGCCCCATCCCGCCTAGCCGTCACCCACACCCTCATCCGCCATCTCCTCGAGGTCCTCGAAGCCTCCCCCGAAATCGACCGAATCGAATCCCAGCTCCTCCTCTTTGAAGAAGGCCAGATCTCCCCCGCCTTCACCAGCTCCGGCTTCACCATCTACCCACGCCTCTTCCTGGAATGCGACCTCCCCGCGACCCCCATCCCCACCCCGTCGCACGACATCCTAGCCACCGCCAACCTTGACCTCATCCCCTGGTCCCCCAACCTCTACCAGGCCTCCGCCGAACTCATCCACGCCTCCTACATCGGCCACCTCGACTCTGACATCAACGACCAGTACCGCAGCCTCCACGGCTCCCTGCGCTTCCTCCATAACATCGTCCGCTTCCCCGGCTGCGGCATCTTCGATCCCGAAGCCTCCTGGCTCCTCCGTGACCGCGCCACCAACGCCCTCGCCGCCGTCATCCTTTGCTCGCGCGTCGCGCCCGACGTCGCCCACGTCACGCAGCTCTGCATCGCCGGCCCCTACCGCGGCTACGGCCTCGGCAAGTTCCTCCTGCAGCACACCATGTCCCGCCTGCCCTCAGGCCACTACCGCGCCCTCACCCTCACGGTCAGTGAAGCCAACGAGCCAGCCCTGCGCCTCTACACCTCGGCCGGCTTCCACCAGCGCCTGCGCTTTGAGGCCCTCGTGCTCGATAAAACCGTTCACCCCGAGCGCTTCAAAATCCCCACCCAGGCCGAACCCGCTACCGAAGGCTCCGGCCTCTTCGCTGCTTTCTCCAGAAAAAAAGCCACACCAGCCCGCAACTGA
- a CDS encoding VanZ family protein: MRSIFLEKPDPLELRMRNSSVWGRVSVWLPVVVACLVIVAESTDTFSADHTGGWLRPVLERVFGPLRDETAGEINHYLRKTGHFCGYGTVCLTFLRAWLLTFGALTDLGRRAWRWRAVIAAVACTAFVASMDEWHQSYIPSRTGTVHDALLDTTGAAVSCGLVWLFFWRKQRRGRSLR, encoded by the coding sequence ATGCGATCTATTTTTTTGGAGAAGCCTGATCCGCTGGAGTTGCGGATGCGGAACTCGTCTGTTTGGGGGCGGGTTTCGGTTTGGCTGCCTGTGGTGGTGGCTTGCCTGGTGATTGTGGCGGAGTCTACGGATACGTTTTCAGCGGATCATACGGGTGGGTGGCTGCGGCCGGTGCTGGAGCGGGTGTTCGGGCCGCTGCGGGATGAGACGGCTGGGGAGATCAATCACTATCTGCGGAAGACAGGTCATTTCTGCGGGTATGGGACGGTTTGCCTGACGTTTCTGCGGGCCTGGCTGCTGACGTTTGGGGCGTTGACGGACCTGGGGCGGAGGGCCTGGCGGTGGCGGGCGGTGATCGCTGCGGTGGCTTGCACGGCCTTTGTGGCGAGCATGGATGAGTGGCACCAGAGCTACATTCCGAGCAGGACGGGAACGGTGCATGACGCGCTTCTGGATACGACCGGGGCTGCGGTCAGTTGCGGGCTGGTGTGGCTTTTTTTCTGGAGAAAGCAGCGAAGAGGCCGGAGCCTTCGGTAG
- the guaB gene encoding IMP dehydrogenase encodes MILESIPEALTFDDVLLVPAYSDVVPTQVNTQTRLTSRIMLNTPLMSAAMDTVTESRLAIAMAQQGGLGIIHRNLSIVQQAGEVDKVKRSESGMIVDPVTISPDESIAAALDVMRRYKISGVPVTKNKKLVGILTNRDLRFVSVTDAPIDTVMTKTNLITVPVGTTLEEAEHILHQHRVEKLLVVNDDYELKGLITVKDIQKKLKYPNACKDEQGRLRVGAAIGATGDYLERAAALVENRCDALAIDSAHGHSSRVLESVREVKKHFPNVSLLAGNVATYEGAMALIDAGADAIKVGIGPGSICTTRMVTGAGMPQITAISEAFRAAGPRGIPIIADGGIKYSGDVTKAIAAGASVVMMGSLFAGVDESPGETILYQGRSFKAYRGMGSLSAMAQGSGERYFQGKEDMNEISVGERPNLTAREGSTQNRLAKFVPEGIEGRVPHRGPLEAMVYQLVGGLRSGMGYLGCGSIEELQQKARFVRISNAGLKESHVHDVVITREAPNYHVE; translated from the coding sequence ATGATTCTTGAATCGATTCCCGAAGCCCTTACCTTTGATGATGTTCTTCTTGTGCCTGCTTACTCGGACGTAGTTCCTACGCAGGTGAATACGCAGACGCGGCTGACCTCGCGGATCATGCTGAATACGCCGCTGATGTCGGCTGCGATGGATACGGTGACGGAGTCGCGGCTGGCGATTGCGATGGCGCAGCAGGGTGGATTGGGGATTATTCACCGTAATTTATCCATCGTGCAGCAGGCGGGCGAGGTGGATAAGGTGAAGCGGTCGGAGAGCGGGATGATCGTTGATCCGGTGACGATTTCGCCGGATGAATCGATTGCGGCGGCGCTGGACGTGATGCGGCGGTACAAGATCTCCGGCGTTCCGGTGACGAAGAACAAGAAGCTGGTGGGGATTCTGACGAATCGCGACCTGCGGTTTGTTTCTGTGACGGATGCGCCCATCGACACGGTCATGACCAAGACGAACCTGATCACGGTTCCGGTGGGCACGACGCTGGAAGAGGCGGAGCATATTCTGCATCAGCATCGGGTGGAGAAGCTGCTGGTGGTGAATGACGACTACGAGTTGAAGGGCCTGATCACGGTCAAGGACATCCAGAAGAAGCTGAAGTATCCGAACGCCTGCAAGGATGAGCAGGGGCGGCTGCGGGTTGGGGCTGCGATTGGGGCTACGGGCGACTACCTGGAGCGGGCTGCGGCGCTGGTGGAGAACCGGTGCGATGCTCTGGCGATCGACTCCGCGCATGGTCACTCTTCGCGGGTGCTGGAGAGCGTTCGCGAGGTGAAGAAGCACTTCCCGAACGTGAGTTTGCTGGCCGGGAATGTGGCGACTTACGAAGGCGCGATGGCGTTGATTGATGCCGGCGCGGATGCGATCAAGGTTGGGATTGGGCCGGGCTCGATCTGCACGACGCGCATGGTGACGGGGGCTGGAATGCCGCAGATTACGGCTATTTCAGAGGCGTTCCGGGCGGCTGGGCCGCGGGGGATTCCGATTATTGCGGACGGCGGAATCAAGTACTCGGGCGACGTGACGAAGGCGATTGCGGCGGGTGCGAGTGTGGTGATGATGGGGTCGCTGTTTGCGGGCGTGGATGAGTCGCCTGGGGAGACGATTCTGTATCAGGGGCGCAGCTTCAAGGCTTATCGCGGGATGGGGTCGCTGAGTGCGATGGCGCAGGGCTCGGGTGAGCGGTACTTCCAGGGTAAGGAAGATATGAACGAGATCTCGGTGGGCGAACGGCCGAATTTGACCGCTCGCGAGGGCTCGACGCAGAACCGGCTGGCGAAGTTTGTGCCGGAGGGGATCGAAGGGCGTGTGCCGCATCGTGGACCGCTGGAGGCGATGGTGTATCAGCTTGTGGGCGGGCTGCGGTCTGGCATGGGATATCTGGGGTGCGGGTCGATCGAGGAGCTGCAGCAGAAGGCTCGGTTTGTGAGGATCTCGAACGCCGGGCTGAAGGAGAGCCATGTGCATGATGTGGTGATTACGCGTGAGGCTCCGAATTATCACGTGGAGTAG